The nucleotide sequence ACGATTGAAACACCAAAGTTCGCGCTGGAGGGGACGGCGTATCTGATCGCGCGTACCGCCCGCGGCTTCAGCACTGCGGAGCCGGACGGCGGACACGACCTTCGGATCAGAACGCGCTTCGGTCCGGACAAATCGCTTGGACTCGAAGGCCGGCTGTACAGCGTAATATCACCGATCGAATCCTGGCAACTGACGGAGCCGGAAGAGGGTCTTGCGGCGTTTCTCTTTCGACGTGATTACCGCGATTACTACGGCCGCCATGGCGGCAGGATCAGTACTTCGTGGACGTTCAGCCGAAAGGCCGCGTTCTCCGCCGGCTATGCCGTGGAACGCTGGTCCAGCACCGACGAGGAGAATCCATTCACGCTGTTTCGTCCCACTGCACGGTGGCGGCAGAATCCGGTGGTCGACGAAGGTGTCTTTCATCTTCTGACTTTCAGCGGCACCTTCGATACGCGCAACGACGAACGGGAACCGAGTGGTGGATGGTACCTGACCGGTACGTTCGAGCACGGGTCGAGCCCATCGGCGATACTCGCGCCGCAGGTTCAGAATCCGGTTCCTTCCGGCATTTCATCGCCGCCGCAACCGATCTCATACGGTCGGGTGTTCTTCGATCTGCGGCGTTACAACAGAGTCTCTCCCCGCACGCAGCTGGACGGGAGAATCGTCGCTGGCGGCTGGGTCAGCGGCGACGAGCTGCCACTGGAGCGAAAGCTTTCCGTGACAGGCTCGGGGGTTCTGCCCGGTTACGAATTCCGCGAGACGCAGGATGGACCGGACGTGATGCAGTGCACGGCGCGTGGCGTAGTTGCTTCGGACAATCCCGTAATGTGCGATCGTATCGTACTCGGTCAGCTCGAGCTGCGGACGCAGCTTGCCTCGCACCCATTCGACATCTTCAACATACCGGCACTGCGCCTGCGCAGCGTCGGTTTTACAGCGAGCCCCGTCGGAGTGTTCTTCGTTGACGTCGGCCGCGGCTGGCGCACCACGACGCCATGGCCGTCCAGTTACAAGGCTGACGTCGGTGCCGGACTCGATCTCGGGCTGCTTGGCGCGTATGTCGCGAAAGCCGTGACCGACGGGGGCGAGCCACTCCGTTTCTTCGTACGCATACGGCGCAGATTCTGACTGTGCGCTGGCTCGCGATCACCGTACTTGCGACGTGCGCCTTCGCCGGCGTTGGAACGGCGCAATCGGCGCGCGTCGATATCGTGCTTCCAGCGCGATCCGATCTCGCGACGCAACCGCCTGCAATACGAACGACCGGCGTTCTCGCAGCTGGTAGAACCGCCGAGCTGATAAGGAACGGCTTTCCGGCGCGCCTGCATTACAAGCTCGAACGCTGGGCCGCGGGCACGTTCGTGAATGACGTGAAGGCGACTGCCGAGTGGGAGATGATCGCGCAATACGATCCGCTCGCCAAGACGTACAAGCTGATTCGCGCAACGACGAAAAATGCGGTAGTGGTAGGCGAATACACGGAGCTGAGTGACGCAGATGCAAAGCTTGCCGAGCCCTTCCCCGCTCCGATCTCGCCGCCGCGGCCGGGCGAGAAGAGTTACTACGCGCTGACCCTCAACGTCGAGGCAATGTCACTGGGGGATCTCGACGAAGTGCAGCGGTGGCTGCGTGGCGAGCTGCGGCCAGCAGTGCGGGGACACCGTAACCCTGGAACCGTGGTGAGCTCCGGGGTGAGAACGCTCGTCGTGCGTATCCTGGGTGGCGAGCGCATCGTATATCAGGCGAGCACGGGCGTGTTCAAGCCCTGAGGACCACCCTTCGGCACGGCAAGCGCGACGATGATGTCCATGACGTTCGTGCCGGTCGGCCCGGTTCGCACGAGCGCACCGATCGATTTCCAGAATGTGTGAGTGTCGTTTGCCGCCAGCGCGGCGTGTGCGTCCCGCCCATGTGCGCGCGCCTTGCTGATCGAATCGCCGTCCGCAACGGCGCCGGCAGCATCGGTCGGCCCATCGATCCCGTCCGTTCCCAGTGATACGACGGCCATGCCGGGAACACCGTCCATTGAGATCGCGGCACCCAGCACGAGCTCCTGATTGCGTCCACCGACCCCGTTGCCACGGACGGTAACTGTCGTCTCGCCGGCATAGATCAAAGCAACCTTGCCGCCGACACGCTTGCATTCATCGCGCGCCGCCTTGACGATCTCCATACCTGCGAGATTCGCCTCGCCCGTGAGTGATGTCGTGACAATCCGGGCCGCATAGCCGAGCGCCTGCGCCTGTGCGCGTGCAGCCTCGGCGGCGGTGACGTTGCTGCCGATCACGTAACTCTCTGCGCGCCCGAGGCGCGGGTCGTCCGGCTTGGGCGATTCGTCGGTTCCGCCCTCCAGATGCGAACGTATCGATGCGGGTAGCCGATCCCATACGCCACGCGAGCGGCACACAGCGATCGCGTCGGCGACGGTCGTCGGATCCGCGACCGTCGGACCTGACGCGATGGTGGCGAGCGAGTCGCCAACGACGTCCGACAACACGAACGCAACGACACGCGCCGGAAATGCTATTGCAGCGAGACGGCCGCCCTTGAGCTGGTCGAGGTGCTTTCGGACACAGTTCAACTCCTCGATCGTCGCCCCCGCGCGGAGCAGCAGCGTCGTGGCGCTCGCGATGTCGTCGACAGATAGACCCTGAGCCGGAAGTGTCGTCAACGCAGACGCTCCGCCGGAGATGAGGCACAGGAGCGTTTCGTCCGCTCTCAACGACTCGGCGACTCCGAGAATCATTCGCGCGCCCTGGGCGCCGCGCTCATTCGGTATTGGATGTCCGCCAACCAGACAGGTGGTGCCGGCCACGTCGATTCGTACTGGATCAGGCGAGATGACTACACCGCGGCCGACGGATTGGCCGAGGACGCTCAAAGCCGCGGAAGCCATCGCTCCAGCGGCCTTTCCAGTGGCGACGAGCGAGACATCGCCAACGATGCGGTGGCGGGCCAGCGCGTGTCGCACGAGATCGCCCGGGTCGACTGCTGCGATCCCTGCGAGAGCGCAGGTAACCGCGTCCCTGCGAATCGCTTCGCTCATGGACGCGTCAAGCGCTCGCGGCGCTTCTCCTCGCGACGTATGCGGCGGAATCGTAAACTTCCGGATTCACGACGTTCGGCGCGCGCTCGCCCTTCAGGTGCGCGACGGCGTTGGTGGCTGCCATCGTCGCCATTCTGTCACGTGTGTCCTGACTTCCACTTGCGATGTGTGGGACCAGAATCGCATTCCGACACTCGGCGAGTCCGGCCACCATCAGCGGCTCGTTTTCAAAGACATCGAGTGCCGCACCCGCGATTGTACCGTCGCGCAGCGCTCTGACCAGCGCCGCCTCGTCCACCACCGGCCCACGTGAGACGTTTATCAGATACGCGGTCTTCTTCATCATGCCCAGTTCGCGCTCGCTGATCATGTGACGCGTTTCAGCTGTGAGCAGCGGATGCAGCGATACGAAATCACTCTCGCGCAGCAGGTCTTCGAGCGACGACGCGCGTACGTGTCGCGACGGGTCCGCTGCGTCGGCCGCGATTGCGGCTGGATTGTGAGGGTCGTAGGCAAGGATGTCCATGTCGAACCCGATCGCGCGTCGCGCTACGGCTGCGCCGATGCGTCCGTAGCCGACAATGCCGAGCACCTTGCGCTTGCCCGTGCCGCCTGGACTGACGTCGCCACCGAGGAAGAGATTCGGCCCCCACAGCTTGTAGCGGCCGGCAACCATGTATTCGTGAGCCTCGACGATTCGACGCGCGATGCCCAGTATCAATGCCCACGTCAGGTCGGCAGTGGTATCCGTCAGCACACCCGGCGTATTCGATACCGGGATTCCAAGCTCGGTCGCGGCAACGACGTCGATGTTGTTGAATCCAACTGCGTAATTCGCGACGCCAAGCAATCGCGGATTTGCATTCAGCACGTCGCGCGTGATCGGCTCGGTGAGCAACGAAAGCAGCACGTCGGCGGTGCGTACGCCGGCGAGCAGCTCTGCCGAAGTGAGTCCCTTCTCCTCGTCAGACTGGCCCACGGTGACCGTGGCGCCCGCCTGACGCAGGATCGGAATTGCAACTTCCGGGATCCTGCGAGTCATGAAAACGTTTCTTTCTTTCATCGTGCTACGGTTTGAGTGATGGAACCGATCAGCTGTACAGCTTTTCTTCGTCCATGAAGCGTGCGAAGGCTTTCGGATCCTGGGAGGCCTGCCTGATTCTCTCGACACCCTCCTTCAACCGTTCGAGGCTGGTCGCTATGGAGAGACGCAGGAAGTGCTGGCCGTCCGCGCCGATCTTACCGAAGGAGTTGCGATCCATCGTCGCGACGCCGTAGCTGTACAGCAAGTACATCTGCAACATTGCCGATGGCGCAGTGCGAGCCCGTCGCCCGGAGGGAAGCGCCTCGTACGCGTCGATGATTCCGAGCTGCTCGCACAGCCCCGAAACGTTGGGGAAGACGTAGAACGCGCCCTTCGGGTTCTGGCATCGCACTCCGGGCATTGCGTTCAGGGTGGGGACGATCCAGTCGCGACGTTCCTGAAATGCGGCGACCATCTTCGCAATTCCGGGCGCCGATTCCGGACTCGTCAACGCAACTCGGCCCGCTTCCTGAATGAATGGCGGAACGCACGAGACGGTGTTGATCGTCAGTTGCTTGAAGACCGCAGCTTCAGCGGCGGTCGGAAGAACGCAGTAGCCGAGTCGCCAACCCGTCATTGCGAATCCCTTGGAATGCCCGGAGGAGATGATCGTGCGATCTTCCATCCCATCTTCCACGGCGATGCTGTGATGCGTCTCTCCGTCGAAGATGCACTGCTCGTAGATCTCATCCGAATACACCCGAACGTCGCGCGGCGCGCGCTCACGAATCACGCGCGCGAAGGATTCCAGTTCATCCTTCGAGAGCACACCGCCGGTCGGGTTGGAAGGCGAGCACAGGAAGATGAGGCGCGTGCGCGGCGTGATGAGCGCCGCGAGATCGTCCGGCGTGAACGTGAATCCGGATTCCTCGCGCAGATGCAGCGGTACCGGCGTTGCACCGGCGTACGTGATCCAGGATTCGTAAATCGGATAGCCGGGACTCGGATATATCACCTCGTCACCGGGGTTCACGCACGATTGAACGGCGAAGCTGATACCAGGCTTGCCTCCCGTCGTAACGACGACACGATCCGGCATCACGTGCAGGCCACGCGTTTCCAGCAGGTGACTGCAGATCGCCTCCCGCAGACCGATTATCCCCTGCGGATCGCAGTAATGCGAGTTGCCACGCCTGATCTCGGCAATCGCCGCCTCGTTGATGTGAGGGGCACTGTCGAAATCAGGTTCACCAATATTGAGCTTGACCACATCGATGCCGCGTCCAGCGACCTTGGCGATGTCTGCGCCGACGCTGAAGGCATTCTCGGTGCCAAGCGTTGCAATCCGATCAGCAAAATGAGTCATTGCAATGTTTGCACGTATGCCGGGCGCGCCGGAGCGCGCTCGAAGGGATGGATCACCATGGTCGATCAGCAACGCCCTCAGCTGGCAGCGAGTGTCGAGTCGATCGATCTCAGGTCATCGAGCGTTGCGCGTCCGTAGAAGATCTCGATGTACTTGGACTGCGCGGGCGTAAGACGACGCACCGCCCATGCCAACTGAACGAAATGCGGCTCGAACGGCGCGGAAAGCGGATGCATCCCGATCTCGCTCGGCAGGTGATTCGCCTTGCGCGTGTTGCACGGGCTGCACGCCGTGACGACGTTGGTCCATACATTCAGCCCCCCACGCGATAGTGGGATCAAATGATCGCGCGTGAGCGATTCGCGTCCCTTGAGTGCGGACTGCTTGCGACCGCAGAACTGACATGTGTAGCGATCGCGCGCGAAAAGGAACGTGTTCGTCACCTGGCGGCGGAACTTGCGCGGCACGTGGATGAAACGCGTGAGGCGGATTACAGCCGGGTGCGGAATCGAGAGGCGTTCGGATCGGATCAGCTTGTCCGCATCCGTCTCCACAATCTCCGCCTTCCCATCGAGCAGGAGTCGGAGCGCACGACGTACCGGAACCATCGTCAGAGGTTCGAACGAAGCGTTGAGAGCAAGACAGCCGGCGCTCATAATCTCCCTGTCGCGGTTAGCGACAACCCACGTTGCTGCGCGGGGCGAGGACTGTACATCCTCGCCCCGCGCGAATTCATGGTCAGGCCGTAACTCTACTCTCCACGCGAGTGAGCCAGCCGTACCTGTCGGGCATCTTGCCAGTCGCAATGCCCATGTAAATTTCCTGAATCGCGAGCGTTATCGGACCCGGTTTGCCAGTCCCGACCTCCTGCTTGTCCACCGACCTGATCGGCGTCAGCTCTGCCGCGGTACCGCTGAAGAACGCTTCGTCCGAGATGTACAGCATCTCGCGCGGAATGCTCTGCTCCGAGACAGGGTAGCCCAGATCCCTTGCAATCCGGATCACGCAGTCGCGCGTGATTCCGTTCAGGATCGACGACGAGATGGTCGACGTGTAGAGCGTCCCGTCGCGC is from Gemmatimonadota bacterium and encodes:
- a CDS encoding DUF4147 domain-containing protein, which produces MSEAIRRDAVTCALAGIAAVDPGDLVRHALARHRIVGDVSLVATGKAAGAMASAALSVLGQSVGRGVVISPDPVRIDVAGTTCLVGGHPIPNERGAQGARMILGVAESLRADETLLCLISGGASALTTLPAQGLSVDDIASATTLLLRAGATIEELNCVRKHLDQLKGGRLAAIAFPARVVAFVLSDVVGDSLATIASGPTVADPTTVADAIAVCRSRGVWDRLPASIRSHLEGGTDESPKPDDPRLGRAESYVIGSNVTAAEAARAQAQALGYAARIVTTSLTGEANLAGMEIVKAARDECKRVGGKVALIYAGETTVTVRGNGVGGRNQELVLGAAISMDGVPGMAVVSLGTDGIDGPTDAAGAVADGDSISKARAHGRDAHAALAANDTHTFWKSIGALVRTGPTGTNVMDIIVALAVPKGGPQGLNTPVLA
- a CDS encoding D-glycerate dehydrogenase, translated to MKERNVFMTRRIPEVAIPILRQAGATVTVGQSDEEKGLTSAELLAGVRTADVLLSLLTEPITRDVLNANPRLLGVANYAVGFNNIDVVAATELGIPVSNTPGVLTDTTADLTWALILGIARRIVEAHEYMVAGRYKLWGPNLFLGGDVSPGGTGKRKVLGIVGYGRIGAAVARRAIGFDMDILAYDPHNPAAIAADAADPSRHVRASSLEDLLRESDFVSLHPLLTAETRHMISERELGMMKKTAYLINVSRGPVVDEAALVRALRDGTIAGAALDVFENEPLMVAGLAECRNAILVPHIASGSQDTRDRMATMAATNAVAHLKGERAPNVVNPEVYDSAAYVARRSAASA
- a CDS encoding pyridoxal phosphate-dependent aminotransferase, producing MTHFADRIATLGTENAFSVGADIAKVAGRGIDVVKLNIGEPDFDSAPHINEAAIAEIRRGNSHYCDPQGIIGLREAICSHLLETRGLHVMPDRVVVTTGGKPGISFAVQSCVNPGDEVIYPSPGYPIYESWITYAGATPVPLHLREESGFTFTPDDLAALITPRTRLIFLCSPSNPTGGVLSKDELESFARVIRERAPRDVRVYSDEIYEQCIFDGETHHSIAVEDGMEDRTIISSGHSKGFAMTGWRLGYCVLPTAAEAAVFKQLTINTVSCVPPFIQEAGRVALTSPESAPGIAKMVAAFQERRDWIVPTLNAMPGVRCQNPKGAFYVFPNVSGLCEQLGIIDAYEALPSGRRARTAPSAMLQMYLLYSYGVATMDRNSFGKIGADGQHFLRLSIATSLERLKEGVERIRQASQDPKAFARFMDEEKLYS
- a CDS encoding HNH endonuclease, whose product is MVPVRRALRLLLDGKAEIVETDADKLIRSERLSIPHPAVIRLTRFIHVPRKFRRQVTNTFLFARDRYTCQFCGRKQSALKGRESLTRDHLIPLSRGGLNVWTNVVTACSPCNTRKANHLPSEIGMHPLSAPFEPHFVQLAWAVRRLTPAQSKYIEIFYGRATLDDLRSIDSTLAAS